A window of Thalassophryne amazonica chromosome 12, fThaAma1.1, whole genome shotgun sequence genomic DNA:
GGAACGAAATGTTCCTTGTTGGTGTCgcctgacatcagcactttattttTCTGTGCAGGTTGAGTGCCCTGAATTCTCAGATGACCTCAAACACTGGATCAACTTTATTTCAGCCAACAGGCAGGCGCTGAGGGCAGAGAGTGGACTCGAAGACAAGAACAAGTAAATCACTTTCATCATGACTGTAAAGCATACACACCATCTGCAGCACAAGCACCCACAAACACATCAGCACACAGGAAAATATTCCGCTTGAATTATCGGTCTGTTTTAGTTCATTCCGTTGATAAACGTCAACATGTGTAAGATAGCTGAAACATAAAAGCACTATCGTGTACAGTATGTACTGTACAGGTTTTCATGCTTATTTAGAAGTTGACTGAATCGACTGGCTTAATAATTTTCACTTTCATTTAGCAAAATCCTTCCTTAAAAATAAGCATGTGGAACACAAGTTAACATTCCACTTACCGGGAAGCAtgtttttaaagtgttttttttttttttgtgcctgtTTCTCTTAATTGGTTGTAGTTTCTAGTTATAAGTAACAAATATAACTTCACAAAAATGTAGCTTTAATGAAATACTTGAATGACATATTCTTTGAGACTTTCCCCTCAGTATTTTGCACAAGGTGTTTGAGTCTGCAAATGGAAATTCTATTTATCTTGAAGGGAATATTTTATTGTTATAGGTGTCTGTGTAAGTTCACTGGGGTTTTGAAGGTGCATGAATTTAATGGACAGGCTGCTATATTGCTTCAAGAGAAACAAAATGCTGTTAGGAGGCTGGATGCAACATACTGTATGTATTATTCATTTGTTTGTGCTTTCAAGTGGATTACATGTTGGGCATTTCCATGCGGAGGTTTTCAATATTGTCCTTTCCTGCGCAGATAAGACATTTTTGAAAGTTAAGTCTCGGGGATGTGATTTAGTTGCAGAAGTCCAAGGAAAACCAAAGCCTTTGGCTGGTGGTCCGGGGCCGGCCTGGGGCTGTAGAAGCTGAAGGGTACTAAATGCTTTTAAATACATTCTCATGCATTTTAGAGCAATAAATTGAAGAAATTTCACAGACACttgagaaaaatttgggaaatacAACAGTCGGAGTATTTATTGTCAGTCACAAAGTTACACATCCTGACTGTCCAGTAATAATATAAATAGTCCCCAACAGTGGGCCTATAATGTGCACAGCAGTAAAAGTATCTGAGTTGTACGTATCTTATCTTGTCAACTTACCTCTGTCCATATACTTTCTGAAAGTACTGTTTCCTGCCTTGTCGTCTGTGAATTTTTCTACACCATCTTACTAAATCGTGATTGTATTTTCCCACATATTCAATAGATAGCTTGAGCATTGAAGTGAATGGGGCTGATGCAATGTCCTACGTGCAACCAAATTTACTTTTTTAACCAATCTGAAGCACATGAAAGACCAATCAGGTGAGCAAATTGGAGAAAAACTAAGCTGTGCATGTGTACAAATGTCAAAATGGTGGCTGTCTTACCAACTCTAATCAAGTATTGTGGCTTCAGAAATAGTAATCTGTCAGCagagatatactcaacaaaaatataaacgcaacacttttggttttgctcccattttgtatgagatgaactcaaagatctaaaacttttcccacatacacaatatccccatttctctcaaatattgttcacaaaccagtctaaatctgtgatagtgagcacttctcctttgctgagataatccatcccacctcacaggtgtgccataccaagatgctgattagacaccatgattagtgcacaggtgtgccttagactgcccacaataaaaggccactctgaaaggtgcagttttgttttattgggaggggataccagtcagtatctggtgtgaccaccatttgcctcatgcagtgcaacacatctccttcgcatcatccgtgaagagaacacctctccaacgtgccaaacggcagcaaatgtgagcatttgcccactcaaattggttacaacgacgaactggagtcaggtcgagaccccgatgaggacgacgagcatgcagatgagcttccctgagacagtttctgacagtttgtgcagaaattctttggttatgcaaaccgattgttccagcagctgtccgagtggctggtctcagatgatcttggaggtgaacatgctggatgtggaggtcctgggctggtgtggttacacgtggtctgcggttgtgaggctggttggatgtactgccaaattctctgaaacgcctttggagacggcttatggtagagaaatgaacattcaatacacgagcaacagctctggttgacattcctgctgtcagcatgccaagtgcacgctccctcaaatcttgcgacatctgtggcattgtgctgtgtgataaaactgcacctttcagagtggccttttattgtgggcagtctaaggcacacctgtgcactaatcatggtgtctaatcagcatcttgatatggcacacctgtgaggtgggatggattatctcagcaaaggagaagtgctcactatcacagatttagactggtttgtcaacaatatttgagggaaatggtgatattgtgtatgtggaaaaagttttagatctttgagttcatctcatacaaaatgggagcaaaaccaaaagtgttgcgtttatatttttgttgagtgtagattgccCCCTGTATTTGTGAGTGTCAGCAAATCTGCACCAGTCTGAGACCATAAATTTTTATTTGAACTGTGGGAAATTTCACTTCCCTGAGTATGCACTAGGGCAGCACTACAGCTTGGTGGTTAGtattgctgcctcacagcaagaaggttgtgggttcgattcccacctggggcctttctttgaagaatttgcatgttctctccatgtttgcatgggttccctttgggtgctctggcttccttccaaatccaaagacatgcatgttaggtgaatttgaaactttaaattgaccataggtgtgtgatATGACTTCTACTTGTGAAAATCCAGGATCAAATGTTTTAAAGAAATGTCCTTTCctgaatatatacatatattcttAAGTGGGACATTTTTTTTCCAACCTTTGCTGTGAAAATGCCCCATATGTAATTTACTTCCTCCTGTACTGGATGCAGGGTGATTCTATGCAGTGTGGGCTGACTCCAGGTGTGGAGTCTCCTTTGTCTCACCTGTTTGAATACCACTAAGTAGTTGCACACTTGTTTCCACTGCACGCTTCATCCTAGATTGGTGGATGTTAAGGCCTCGCTCATTCTTGCAAACTGTTCGACATCAGCATCGCTTGTTTATTGTTTATCCGTTGACTAATACTGTTAGGATGTTTTGTTATTATGACTCACTGAAAACTGTTTGTCTCAGTTTTAATGTATTatgtatacaaaatttaacttttatttttaattatttattttttcacgagGGGGGAGAGGTTGCCTATTTTTCCTGTTAATGCACTGAGAAGGTGATTTATTGGTTGAGATTTTAAATTGTGTTGTACTCTTACTTTCTGCACaatttatgtccgccaaggacataataaaatgattggcgtttgtttatttatttatctgtctatgttttagcaggattatgtcaaaactactggatggattttgatgaaatttttgccacagatagatattaggccatggaagactattaaattttggaggtgatctggattctggctcaagatttcactttatataggctttgaaggattacattaaaactacagagattctcaccaaatgtggaagactccactgaattttggaggtgatccggatctgaattGGCAGGTGTCAGAAATgttggattgctcttgttgtcAGTTGTTTAAATGGATTATCATCTACGCTGTTATTTGTATTTATTGAAtgcattttaaataaaatgatataCTATTTGGCTATGCCTCTGTGATTCTGTTTATTGTATTGCCTAGTTAATGCTGCAGACATACTGTATGTAATTAACATAGAAGCAGAATGTTTCATTGGCAAGAAAAACTGGTGTGAAAAGcaacttttttttaatagttcTATTTTATGTTTCAGGAACACATTTTATAAAACACCTGTACAATTGatagtttaaaaaatacatttaatcaCTGGTAAAATTATATACACTGTACAATTTAAATATTATAATAAAGCTATCACGCCATAAGAACAAGACAAGAAAGCTCTAAGAAATATCACGAATGTATCACATGAAAAATTCTACTAAAAATCACATAATTACACATTAAAACATAAAATGACCACACCATTGCCATTTTTATTGCAAAACGGAGGAAGcaagcattttaaaatttaattCACCGTAACTTTCCCTCTTTAATATTCTCGCAAATGCTGCATTTTCCACATTAAAACTTCAATTAGTGAAAGTggggatttattttattttcgggGGAGCACTGACGCTTTCCAAGTAGCGCCTTAAACAACTCTTTAGGATACTGACATCTAGTGGAGGAGCTGGTTCATAACAATCACAGTGAAAGGTTGCTTGCAGAGAAGCGTCTCCGCCCCATGTGGAAGACTTGGGTGGGCGTGTCCATATTGAGGAACGCCCACTTGCAGATGTTCAGATTATTTCATTCAGCAAACGCAATGCGCAATTATATTATTAGAATCATATAATAACGTGTCAACGTTGACTTTAAAAAGTGACATTTCAGTCAGTGAAATATCACAAATATTACATCAGTAGGGAAGGTAAATATTTAAGAAAAATATCAAATGAAGCCaatacaatgtttttttttatttctgtgcaTATTTATTTGATTTCAAATAAATTTGACCATAATTAAAGCTTTAATTTCTTGATGgctcatttgtttatttatttccagTTTGGATTTATTTTAGGCAAtaagaggatatatatatatatatatacacacacacacacacacacaactatatATCGCCTCATCCTCCCTTTCACGCCCAGTGGGGGGGGATTTGTGTTCATCAAGCTTGGGTCCTCTatcagaggcctgggagtttgagggttcagtGCAGTAtcagctgttcctaggactgcactcttctggacagagacctctgatgttgtgcctggaatctgctggagccactcttccaatttgggggttacagccTCTAGTGCTATTACCACTGGgaacactttggactttaccttccacatctgctccagttactCCTTCAGCCTTTTGCACTTGTTTTCTTGTGCTCCttcctgatgttgctgtcagctgggattgccacaccGATCATAACTGCGGTCttttttcccttgtcaaccaccactatgtctggttggttggccagcagctgcttgtctgtttgaaaattgaagtcccacaggaccttagtgcggtcattctcaaccacctttagTGGCATCTCCCTTCGGGATTTAGGGACTTCTAATCCTTATGCGGGACAGATCTTCCACTACACCATTCcagacacttggttgtgcctctcagtgtacactgtctcatcttgcatcctgctactatgtgctgaaTTGTCTCTggtgcacatttgcacagcctgcaacttgggtcctatTGGCTGTGGTAgtctcctgcctctatggatctggtgcttagggcttgttctcgtgctgccatgatcagagcctctgtgctgtcctttaggccggCCTTTTCTAGCCTCTTGATGGCAGCCACTTCCTTTATCTGTCGATGGTACATCTTGGTGAGCCATCTTTCTGACGTATTCATGGGTGCTActcgtctcatcctggattgtggatCTGACACTCATTAATCCTCACTTTGCTTCCTTGCGTTACTCATAGAGCCTCACGGTACTGTACTTTGGGTGAAAACCTCTGTGGATTGTGAGGAATTTttgtgtcttgacatcagtggcatctatctcctACCGTGACCAAGTTATTATCCCAGCAGGGTATATGATAACTGGTAGGACATATCACTCTGATTTTATTCCCACCAATGAACAGGCTTCTCtgcacctgtcttaccttctgaaggtatttggttgtggctgaccttcttgcatcttcatcatggttcccattggcttgtggAATTCCTAGGAACTTGTAGCTGTCCTCTATGTCCCCTATCCTTccttctggcaactccaccccTTTTAgacttgtgtgtgtatatatatgtatatatatatatatcgggtgTCCCCAACAACATTTTATCagtaaagaaaatggtcaaagcatatgtctaggaaataaatttatggctggatagaaagctgaaaggttgaagtttttcatgccAATGTCAAtaatggccctgcattttgtcagtctagcataaagtcgctgcacctgtttgacgctcttggtctggtgccaaaactcaatttttGTTAGCTGTAGTAtgattaatcttggcattttcctgagtcttgcttggataaacttcagggtctctgcaagaaaaaaagaaacataagtgattatgtttgtagcatttaagggtcaaaccaagtgttttaaatgtatatttttttgggacaccctatactatatatatatatatatatatatatatatatatatatatatatatatatatatataaaacacaaaaGCTTCCAACACAGGCGTTAATTTTCTTTGTGGTCCTTATACCCAGGCAACAGTCAGAGGAAGAATTCAAGTAAAAGCAACTGTATAATTAGTCTTACTGAAATATAACTAGTCATTGACTAGACCACAAACTTACAGGTGGCAACAATTAAAATAACATTTaacttaaaaataaagaaatattaaAAATTCTGGCACGGAAAtccattttatgctttttttgtgTTGTCCTGGCCAgtgttatatatatatgcatgttatatgcaatttttttaaaataccAAATAATTTCAATCAATAATATACAAATCGTCGACGtcacgagtaaaaaaaaaaaaaaagtaaataaaatcccCCCAGGCCACGCCCCCTGCTGCTGTCTCTTCCTGTAAACAGCAGCTGTCTCTTGTTCTTTTCTGCGGTACTTtagtgtcttaaaaaaaaaaaaaaaactaaaacaatggCACAAGCCGGGTTCGCCTTCGATAAGGACCAGTTCAACTGTCCGATATGTCTGGACGTGTTGAAGACTCCGGTAACTATTCCGTGCGGTCACAGCTACTGTTTCGACTGCATCCAGAACTACTGGGACCAGGACGACTACTTAGGAGTGTTCGGCTGCCCGCAGTGCAGACAGAGCTTCAGCCCCCGGCCTGCCCTCGCCAGGAACACCGTGCTAGCCGACGTGGTGGACAGATTTAGGAGGATCGGACTCCAGCAGGCTGACGCGACCCCGGACCAGAGTCTGGCCCGAGCCGGGGACGTGGAGTGCGATGTGTGCAGCGGGAGGAAACACCGAGCGGTCAGGTCGTGTCTGGTGTGTTTGGCTTCTTACTGCGAGCTCCACCTTCAGCCGCACTACGAGTCCGGCGCCTTTAAAAGGCACAAACTGGTTCCAGCCTCCGGCAAATTGCAGGACAGCGTTTGTCCGCGCCACGACAAGCTGCTGGACCTGTACTGCCGAACCGACGGCCAGTGCATCTGCTGCGTGTGCGTGACGGAGGAGCACAAAGGCCACGACAGCGTGCAGGCCGACGCAGAAATGCAACACAAACAGGTAAGAACCGGCCGGCTGCCATAGCAACAGGCGCGACTCCAGCCTCGACGCTACACCAAAACGTAAACTTCACCTCTTATTAGTTTGAAATATACATAACAGTTTAGACttgggctaaaaaaaaaaaaaaaaaaccaacatttTGGAGAATGTTTGACAGGCGTTTTAGGTGCCACTGCGCATGTGCAAACTGTTGAATCTCCCCAGAGTTGATTTGTTCTGCGCACTTTTCGAATCGGATCCGAAAATGAATTTGAACCACATCGAAATTATACTAATGCGCAAGACTCTTGGAATTGCCCGAAGTAATGTTTGAATTTCCAGACTTtttacaaaacacaaaacaaaatagtCCTTGGTGGAGCAGATAGTGAAATGACTGCATTGTATGGTTAAAAAACCCACATTTTGCACAgacattgattaaaaaaaaaaacattttgcattTTGGGATTTGTCAAATTTGTAAAAATATTTGAATGCAAATTTTAAAGTTATTTGTAGAATTTTTGGTTATGTTGTACTGGTATTTTATCTAAATGATGACTAATGTCGAAATAAccagttaaatggactgcatttatagttaaagcgctttacagtgatacctcacattcactaACACTATATGTCAGGACactaccatgcaaggtgctcaccatgcactgggagcaacttggagacCTTGCCCAACAGTCCTGAGTGACAggtatttgaaccgaggatcctgtggTCACAAGTCGACTACTTCTTTAACCACTTAACCATCATATGAAGTGACTAATTCAAAAAATGACtaattgggggggtgggggtgtgtgtgtgtagattaaATGATTACAAAAATGGTTGCTCTGCTTTAGGTTTACCTGAATATTTTTTCATAAAAATCCATCGAACTAATGAATacgtttaaaaaataataagtggaTATAATTATGGCAGCCGTAAATCTAAATCTTGAGACTGTTCTCATGGCAGCTGTTGTAATTGATGTTCTGAGAGTCAGTGTTTTGCTAGCTCCTTGATTGTATAGTGGTAAGAATCTCCCCTGTCAGTGCTGGAGATAGGGATTTGGTTCTCTGACGTAAgacttcttgtttgtttttttaactcagCCAACCAGCTTTCTTGTGTGAGTTATTCTTTGGGTTCATGTGTCTCTGTAAGATTTGGATTATTTGGGCTATTAACGTTACGCTGTCACGTTACCACCATCATAATAACCATCTAATACATAGTTACAGTTGACGTAACAATATCCAcggtctaaaaaaaacaaaaaaacaaaaaaccctaacTAAACCATCTGAATGCTGAAGCATCTGAATGCTAATGCCAAGGCATTTCAGAAGTAAATGACATACATATTtacagggcttgacaataaggcaatttatgcactggcccacagggccagtagaatctgaaagttactggcccggatgaaaatatcactggcccatactttcacgcctgtgccaaaccggggggtaactgataagaattttttaaatcaacactcagacattagaattgggtttccttaatgtaaaaacacttgaaaacaaacaaaattcttatactacatgataaaaaccttaaagtgagtaaactttgaaaaaaatgtcggtaggtaactgataggatttttttcaacactcagacattaatacaaaaataaattttatttcttgatcatttacaaaaattaatatgttaaatttcataaaccaagttcccttgctaatgttgtcaccgtggggtttccacaagggcatgctgattagacttttaaactggcgtatgaaatcataccacattgtctaccaggacatggtatacttatacttacttgtcagcatattctggcatggccctacaagttccacagaagacaatcacactctcctcatcacgctccagctatggccgtcttttcttccaggaagtttgccaagttttcctcacccttttcttctcatattcagcatcagcagccttcctcttctgtgcttgttttgagggtgatagctgttctttcctttgctttcctggtttctgcccaggggcaggaggtttcaagaaattcataatattcactgcgctcgatcttgcttaagcgaaaatgacgcgtcgatgttgaagcgaaatttgcgccacatcagaagatgcgcctgcagacgaagtttgtctgcacttcgcaatgtggtgcaacatgtcctgtctctggtagcagcctgtgagcaggacgtatgtctcttttgtcctttatttcacaactatgacaagagtttttggaggagcagcagccccacagcagcgggagcggagtttctttttcttttaaaattgtttacatgtgcgcgcgtgaacgggacagttggtcctcaagttgggtcctgcagaggcagaaggaccgctgaaagcagccatcatccagacgcagctcctgcagcaaataatgatactgcctgaattgggaacgtctcatgacgtttgtcagctttccacaacaactcgctccctgtgatcaaggtccgtcatgttaacttgactgacaaccggagccggcgagctgaatggaagctcctcctatttgatgacgcaccggggcgaattttcgcagcaaaagcagagcgacacaccgggtgaaggaggcgcgtccgttgccacgcgacccccgcgaatttgtagcatctgatcgcgcccggtgtgaacgcggcattagactaataaatctgcccaaagcgattttaattcttactggcccatacggaccagtgaaatatgaacttcactggcccgtggtggcccggaacatgtaaaaaaggccgccgggccatcggaccagtgctattgtcgagcccagaTTTATCATGACCAGGCAAAGTCTTATCTTATACAACGAGCCCCATCATTGACAGTCAACTTGTACTGACTTAATGGAGGTCAATTGTCCGGCGGCTAAGGTAAGATGCCAGCTTCATATTTTCTTTACTGTAACGATACTGTGTTTCCACAcatttctaatgacatttttgtcAGTTCAAGTAAGTGGTGATAAAAAGGTTTACTGTGTTAGAATTCCTGTTCTTATATTTGCATTtttgtcctgattgaaaagatgaaccccaaaacatctaaaagtAGAGCCTAGGTTAAAATATGTCAGATTTCCCCTTTAACCCATCCAAATCACGTTAGACAAAATCTGACCACTAAGGGGCAGCAGCAGTGCTGCTTGAGAGATTTGTCAGTTGTTGGTTCACTTTGATCTTTTACCTCAGCAACAGCTTGATGAGCTGAAGCAGAGCTCTCAGATGAGGATTCGGCAACGAGAGGAGATGGTCCAGGAGCTGAGACAAGCAATTATGACTTTCACTGTAAGTGCCAAAACCTGTTTTTGTAGACATATTAACTGTAAATACAATCCCCAGTCCTGCAGATGTGGACATTTCATAATATATTCTGTGGTGATCCTGTTTGAATGTTTTCCTAGAAGCTTTGTTGCGTTTTACAATGTCCTCCTTTAGCGTTCTGCCCACTCAGCAGCTGAGGAGAGCAACGGCATCTTTACCGAGCTGATCCGCTCGATGGAGCTGAAGCGTTTCGAGGTGAGGGAGCTGATCAAAGCCCAGGAAAAGACAGCTGTCAATCAGGCtgaggagctgctgcagaaaatccAGAAGGAGATCGGTGAGCTAAAGAAGAACATGGCAGAACTGGACAACCTGTCTCGTGATGAGGACCATGTACATTTCCTTCAGGTAAAACGGCTGACACGAGTAATCGTAGAAACAATACGGAGTGAAACTGCACCATAGACATTTTGATGGAAGTATCAGATGGATAATAAATAATCTTAGTCTGTTAAGCTGgatgcagatgaaactatggtgtcatttgatgtgacatcgttgttcacctgcatcctcaCTGCGGAGGCcgtcacagctgtgaggcagaggctgctggaggatacatctctacttgaaaggaccaaacttacaccagaccacatctgccaactcttggagatctgtctcaacaccacgtatttcctgtttatggggaattactacaggcagatccatggttgtgcgattggGTCtcgggtatcccccattgtggcaaatctgtacatggagctagtggagaagagagccttggagtCATTCACGGGCAttgctcccagtcactggttcagatatgtcgatgacacatgggttaaaatcaagcaacaggaagtggagacctttacagagcacatcaactcggatGACTCCAATATCAAggtcacacatgaggatgccagaaacaaccatttagccttcttgggctgtgatgttatgattggagagaataggcagctccagacaggggtttacagaaaacccactcacactgcccagtatctgctctttggctcaaaccacccccttgaacacaagctcggggtgatgaggactcttcaacacagagccctgcaggtgcccacaactacagagggaagggctaaagaacaacaacatgtccggaaagccctcacagtatgtggttacccacgatggtccctggataaagtgcaaaagtctcaaagaacaaagagaccagacagacaggagacagagccaagaagaggagtgtctctcccttatttagcaggagtaggggaaaaactacagaggatcttcagacggtacaaaatcccagtttacattaaacctgttaacaccttgaggcagaaattagttcaccctaaggacaggatccctagttacaaacagagcaatgtagtgtattctatcagatgtcaggaaaactgtaacaaacactacataggtgagactaagcagccattacacaaaagactataccagcaccgcagagagggtgccggtggacctcagtctggggctgctcgattagggaaaaaaaaaatcagtatcacgattatttaggtaaatactgaaatcacgattattcaaaggattatttttttttttagttacacaatgcatttattcagcatttctctcactcttaaaaaaaaaaaaaaaaaaaaaaaaaaaaaaaaattgttagacgtgtcacaggactgctcatttatggagcagttttctgaagaaaaatccttggaaatgtttttttgctgtttgtttacctcagaatttctgattactgtttaaaaaaagtttagaacacttgtaattaaaatagctaaataaatcaaatggttctttagaaacctttcatctgtaaattaaaaccacctgttatttcagattagataatttcttgtttaacataaggaacctcggacatttatttttagacaaaataacatggaaatttgtacatttttttttaagtctggtagattatttgtatctcatttcaaccagaaaaacagatactGTACATAAatgcaaatgtttattataaatgcaacaggaaataatttaacaatgactgtagtgtgattgtaaagtaggatttctgtgacataaacctcatgaatcatgattaattttttttaatggtcatttcaacttgtaatttcgccaaaatatgtaattgcctttaatgttatcaggacagtcatttctaaaatatgaatttgagcacaataagtggagagcttctacctgtgtaaatgtctttggactttgattcgtggacatttttaatgattcgttcatttattgttaaaatataaaatgaaacatcttttttaaaaataataaaatagttgctgttgaaagagccttttgtttagaagcaggtgacgttatgctggattcttgggaccagatgaaggtctcttctgcagctttgaactctggtggttttgctgaaagacacttttgtcccgttttgaagagcagagatgttttctttcgaccggacttcgtggtgttc
This region includes:
- the ftr67 gene encoding finTRIM family, member 67, whose protein sequence is MAQAGFAFDKDQFNCPICLDVLKTPVTIPCGHSYCFDCIQNYWDQDDYLGVFGCPQCRQSFSPRPALARNTVLADVVDRFRRIGLQQADATPDQSLARAGDVECDVCSGRKHRAVRSCLVCLASYCELHLQPHYESGAFKRHKLVPASGKLQDSVCPRHDKLLDLYCRTDGQCICCVCVTEEHKGHDSVQADAEMQHKQQQLDELKQSSQMRIRQREEMVQELRQAIMTFTRSAHSAAEESNGIFTELIRSMELKRFEVRELIKAQEKTAVNQAEELLQKIQKEIGELKKNMAELDNLSRDEDHVHFLQSFHSVCAPPVLSLLPSVNGDPKLTFGLVMSAVSEFKGLLHEVCQGGFVSIYEKVKDVVIVGSSNPDVQLNSSERSDAESPVQLEATTASVRPGLDQSPLSPLNPFLAAPGPIIPTFGTSPFGVKLSSGTRLRHAHRRAHSRRK